The nucleotide sequence GCGCCCCAGTGCATCGCGGAAGTGTAGAGACCCAAGGTGGTTGCCTCCTGACCGCCATGTGGGTTCTGGGCGCTAGTGGTCGCGGTGATCGTTTTGCCTGCAAGTTTGCCCTCAGACCAGACGCCACCGAGCGTGTCAATGAAAGCGCGGAGTTGAGAGGCAGACTGGCCATAGCGTGTTGGGGCGCTAAAGAAGTAGCCGTCAGCCCAGACCATGTCGTCAGAGGTGACGACGGGGATGTCCGCCATCTTCTCAGCTTGCTCCTTCCACGCCTCCTGCCCGTTTACCACAGAGTCTGGCGCCGTCTCAGCGACACGAAGAAGCCTAACATCAGCTCCAGCTTGCTTGGCGGCATCAGCGGCCGCAAGAGCGACTTGATGGTTGGTGCCGTAGGTC is from Salipiger sp. H15 and encodes:
- the wrbA gene encoding NAD(P)H:quinone oxidoreductase type IV, whose protein sequence is MAQPKIAVIFYSTYGTNHQVALAAADAAKQAGADVRLLRVAETAPDSVVNGQEAWKEQAEKMADIPVVTSDDMVWADGYFFSAPTRYGQSASQLRAFIDTLGGVWSEGKLAGKTITATTSAQNPHGGQEATTLGLYTSAMHWGAIIVPPGYTNDAIYASGGNPYGYSTEAGKFDDAGKASVAHQARRLVEITSKLVG